From Puntigrus tetrazona isolate hp1 chromosome 8, ASM1883169v1, whole genome shotgun sequence, the proteins below share one genomic window:
- the prok1 gene encoding prokineticin-1, whose product MSRVLILSVLLLSLSWCRCAVITGACDRDVQCGVGLCCAVSLWLRGLRMCTPQGLEGDECHPYSHKVPFPGKRQHHTCPCLPHLVCTRYNDNRYRCTSDFKNIDF is encoded by the exons ATGAGCAGGGTGTTGATTCTGTCCGTGCTCCTGCTGTCCCTGAGCTGGTGCAGATGTGCCGTCATCACAGGG gCATGTGACAGGGATGTGCAGTGCGGAGTGGGGCTGTGCTGTGCtgtgagtctgtggctcagaGGCCTGCGTATGTGCACACCACAGGGGCTGGAAGGAGACGAATGCCACCCGTACAGCCACAAG GTTCCTTTCCCCGGCAAGAGACAACATCACACCTGCCCCTGCCTGCCACATCTGGTGTGCACCAGGTACAACGACAACAGATACCGCTGTACCAGTGACTTCAAAAACATAGACTTTTAA